In Hippoglossus stenolepis isolate QCI-W04-F060 chromosome 20, HSTE1.2, whole genome shotgun sequence, the following are encoded in one genomic region:
- the bub1 gene encoding mitotic checkpoint serine/threonine-protein kinase BUB1 isoform X2: MDFSSYLQSFESRLSSYTGDDPLDPWDKFVEYLEQRLPADGDSGISVVFDSLVQRFLNVEQYANDIRYVKYCIKCASYYSDPIALYSHVFSKGIGTRAAALYVAWAQQFEQRGLNEQADAVYQKAVENQAQPVDTVLHEYRQFQTRSQTPGSGGVNPLQTSHVTNQMTSHREPVTQSKASVDWAAKPPEVKTIVTLSRSENSGVTRSCQGSGVQTVSEYMTDELACEGSELSFEEVRAEKYFRKIRETKEKQRRENMEKMLREEEEGIRNIKSMLEQVVQNLETCGGLSGQPPSQKLSVVEAAAYPNPHPTQNPFGRPRPSNHLSSRRSLGLSLHAESTFTQEAAAAAAAMPAPPLWLNHAQPADTNTLSSDVSHHPSVLADRSIHLPSSAAAAAPAHQAPLALQPVSYEQVNLSLHRPAPFSAVDADILSRDASVLPDRWQSGRPQEHNATHLDVSQLQEAEEKLNVSQGGTANLSHITPNTSLGFVQATPSRVLPSPTVNTREALDVIMDMFQAPTLLEDQFNGTSALHVAERGFDGGYSRNGGDSSFRNPPSAAPFTIFQDDKENGSAAAPAAAEKPKPIRALAEIAVSKTEKPNETPQDLMPDESTMWGARYNSLNSLDACPNSTTDFDMQAQCVSTPFTHKTMFSSNFFEDQENNCDGSEAGDDPFIRRQPKKLSPIIEQSPSDDKLSESSRLVPSSVRQGTIVGEGLASSHHCLTTSSITMVQPPPPTALSFRDQTLCPTDSSLPRTSGPGWEVYTSPEQPPKPASQEPESSVGPKSEPFQIFKEDVDKPSSPERVEKPAHDVPMSPECPLKLDWTSIRSPEVKVEPNLDAFLSPLRPKAADTVPNRTLDVPMSPEQLQLCADVPMSPEQQSLRFSTLDEPMSPDRGMTASADVSMNTAGTVAVPLVSDPWDSELISGLLSALTPPLTSHPRCITWPCNIPNITPKMTISMGKASLRVDGVLGEGAFATVYQATDPMTSERMILKVQKPANPWEFYVHTQLDARLQPGVRHLYSSMSSAHLFHNGSVLLGELHNYGTLLNTVNMYKALSDKVMPQPLVMYFTICILHMVERLHSVHVIHADIKPDNFLLGERFLENKCFDSESLDHGLVLIDLGQSIDMELFPEGTAFTAKCLTSGFQCTEMLSGKPWNYQTDFFGIAGTVYCLLFGTYMQVTKEDGVWRTNAVFRRNPHSDLWLQFFHTLLNVPDCGSLPSLRRLRGELASVLQQNYSSKVSSLKSRLVVQLLESRKAARR, encoded by the exons ATGGACTTCTCCTCATATTTACA GAGCTTTGAAAGCAGGCTGAGCTCTTACACGGGAGACGACCCTTTGGATCCGTGGGACAA GTTTGTGGAGTACCTGGAGCAGAGACTTCCTGCAGACGGGGACAGTGGGATCTCTGTGGTGTTCGACAGTCTCGTGCAGAGGTTTTTGAACGTCGAGCAATATGCTAATGACATCAGATATGTGAAGTACTGCATTAAATGT GCGAGTTACTATTCCGACCCCATAGCGCTGTATAGTCACGTCTTCAGTAAGGGCATCGGCACCCGGGCCGCGGCGCTCTACGTGGCCTGGGCACAGCAGTTTGAGCAGAGGGGTCTGAATGAACAGGCGGACGCCGTGTACCAGAAAGCAGTGGAGAACCAGGCCCAGCCAGTCGACACAGTTCTCCATGAATACAG GCAGTTTCAAACCAGAAGCCAGACGCCGGGATCAG GAGGTGTGAATCCTCTGCAGACCTCCCATGTAACCAACCAGATGACCTCACACAGAGAACCAGTCACCCAGAGCAAG GCCTCTGTGGATTGGGCGGCCAAACCACCTGAAGTTAAAACCATTGTGAC ACTCTCCCGCTCCGAGAATTCAGGGGTGACTCGCTCGTGTCAGGGCTCCGGCGTTCAGACCGTGTCGGAGTACATGACGGATGAACTCGCCTGCGAAGGCTCTGAATTATCATTTGAGGAGGTTCGGGCAGAGAAATACTTCCGCAAGATCCGGGAGACGAAGGAAAAGCAGCGGAGAGAAAACA tgGAGAAGatgctgagggaggaagaggagggaatcCGCAACATCAAGTCCATGTTGGAGCAGGTGGTGCAGAATCTGGAAACGTGTGGTGGTTTAAGCGGCCAGCCTCCGTCACAGAAG CTGTCTGTTGTAGAAGCTGCCGCGTATCCGAACCCTCATCCTACCCAGAATCCCTTTGGGCGTCCTCGGCCCTCAAACCATCTGAGCAGCAGACGCTCTCTTGGTTTGTCATTACACGCTGAGTCAACGTTCACCCAAGAAGCCGCCGCTGCAGCCGCCGCCATGCCTGCACCTCCTCTGTGGCTGAACCACGCCCAGCCTGCTGACACAAACACTCTGAGCTCGGACGTATCCCATCATCCCTCTGTCCTTGCTGACAGGAGCATCCATTTACCATCATCAGCGGCTGCGGCGGCGCCCGCACACCAGGCGCCTCTCGCTCTGCAGCCTGTCAGCTATGAGCAGGTAAACCTGTCGCTCCACAGACCCGCCCCTTTCTCCGCTGTGGACGCCGACATCCTCAGCCGTGATGCTTCCGTTCTGCCGGACCGCTGGCAGAGCGGTCGACCACAGGAGCACAACGCCACGCACCT GGACGTCAGTCAGctacaggaagcagaggagaaactGAACG tgtcACAGGGGGGCACAGCTAACCTGTCTCACATCACTCCTAACACGTCACTGGGCTTTGTTCAGGCCACACCGTCCAGGGTGCTGCCGTCGCCCACGGTCAACACACGGGAAGCGCTGG ATGTCATCATGGACATGTTCCAGGCTCCGACTCTCTTAGAAGATCAGTTCAACGGCACGTCGGCGCTCCACGTTGCTGAGAGGGGGTTCGATGGTGGATACTCAAGAAATG GAGGCGACTCCTCGTTCAGGAATCCTCCGTCCGCTGCCCCGTTCACCATCTTCCAGGACGACAAAGAAAACGGCAG tgctgctgctcccGCTGCGGCAGAGAAGCCCAAACCAATCAGAGCGCTCGCTGAAATCGCAGTGTCTAAGACAGAAAAACCTAAT GAGACTCCTCAGGACCTGATGCCAGACGAGAGCACCATGTGGGGAGCTCGCTACAACTCCCTCAACTCTCTGGATGCTTGTCCCAACAGCACCACGGACTTCGACATGCAGGCCCAGTGTGTCTCCACCCCCTTCACGCACAAGACCATGTTCAGCAGCAACTTTTTCGAGGACCAAG AGAACAACTGTGATGGCAGCGAAGCTGGTGATGATCCCTTTATCAGACGCCAGCCCAAAAAACTAAG CCCCATTATAGAGCAGAGTCCGTCTGATGACAAGCTCTCTGAATCCAGTCGCCTGGTCCCTTCCTCAGTGAGACAAGGCACCATCGTCGGCGAAGGGCTCGCCAGCAGCCATCACTGCCTgaccacctcctccatcaccatggtgcagcctcctcctcccaccGCGCTCTCCTTCAGAGACCAGACGTTGTGTCCGACAGACTCCTCCCTCCCCAGGACCTCAGGGCCTGGCTGGGAGGTGTACACCAGCCCCGAGCAGCCTCCCAAACCAGCCTCGCAGGAGCCCGAGAGCTCAGTCGGACCCAAAAGTGAACCATTTCAAATCTTTAAAGAAGATGTAGACAAACCCTCCAGTCCAGAGCGAGTAGAGAAACCAGCCCACGACGTTCCCATGAGCCCAGAGTGTCCTCTCAAACTGGACTGGACGTCCATCAGAAGCCCCGAGGTCAAAGTGGAGCCAAATCTGGACGCTTTCCTCAGTCCCCTTCGACCCAAGGCGGCAGACACTGTTCCAAACAGGACCCTGGACGTCCCCATGAgtccagagcagctgcagctctgtgccgACGTGCCCATGAGCCCGGAGCAGCAGTCCCTGCGGTTCAGCACTTTAGATGAACCCATGAGTCCCGACAGAGGAATGACGGCCAGCGCTGACGTCTCCATGAACACAGCCGGGACAGTGGCCGTCCCACTGGTGTCGGATCCCTGGGATAGCGAACTGATCTCTGGTCTGCTGTCTGCACTGACCCCGCCCCTCACCTCTCACCCCCGCTGCATCACCTGGCCCTGCAACATCCCCAACATCACCCCAAAGATGACCATCAGCATGG GAAAGGCGTCCCTGCGAGTCGACGGCGTCCTCGGGGAAGGAGCCTTTGCCACCGTCTACCAGGCGACTGACCCCATGACCTCAGAGAGGATGATTCTAAAG GTTCAGAAACCAGCCAATCCCTGGGAGTTCTACGTCCACACTCAGCTGGACGCTCGGCTGCAGCCCGGCGTCCGACACCTCTACAGCAGCATGAGCTCGGCTCACCTCTTCCACAACGGGAGTGTGCTGCTCGGGGAGCTTCACAACTACGGCACCCTGCTG AACACGGTGAACATGTACAAAGCCCTGAGCGATAAGGTGATGCCTCAGCCTCTGGTCATGTACTTCACCATCTGTATCCTGCACATGGTGGAGCGGCTGCACAGCGTCCACGTCATCCACGCCGACATCAAGCCGGACAACTTCCTGTTGGGGGAGAG GTTCTTGGAGAACAAGTGTTTCGATTCAGAGAGCTTGGACCACGGCCTCGTTCTCATTGACCTGGGACAAAGCATTGACATGGAGCTTTTCCCAGAAGGCACTGCTTTCACAGCCAAGTGCTTGACGTCGGGTTTCCAGTGCACAGAGATGCTCAGCGGGAAGCCGTGGAACTATCAG acgGACTTCTTTGGAATCGCAGGGACGGTTTACTGCTTGTTGTTTGGGACGTACATGCAGGTCACAAAGGAAGATGGCGTCTGGAGGACGAACGCTGTGTTTAGAAG GAACCCGCACAGCGACCTGTGGCTGCAGTTCTTCCACACGCTGCTGAACGTGCCGGACTGCGGCTCCCTGCCGAGCCTGCGGCGCCTCCGTGGCGAGCTGGCGTCCGTCCTGCAGCAGAACTACAGCAGCAAAGTGTCGTCCCTGAAGAGCCGCCTGGTGGTTCAGCTGCTCGAGAGTCGCAAGGCAGCGCGGAGATGA
- the bub1 gene encoding mitotic checkpoint serine/threonine-protein kinase BUB1 isoform X1, with translation MDFSSYLQSFESRLSSYTGDDPLDPWDKFVEYLEQRLPADGDSGISVVFDSLVQRFLNVEQYANDIRYVKYCIKCASYYSDPIALYSHVFSKGIGTRAAALYVAWAQQFEQRGLNEQADAVYQKAVENQAQPVDTVLHEYRQFQTRSQTPGSAGGVNPLQTSHVTNQMTSHREPVTQSKASVDWAAKPPEVKTIVTLSRSENSGVTRSCQGSGVQTVSEYMTDELACEGSELSFEEVRAEKYFRKIRETKEKQRRENMEKMLREEEEGIRNIKSMLEQVVQNLETCGGLSGQPPSQKLSVVEAAAYPNPHPTQNPFGRPRPSNHLSSRRSLGLSLHAESTFTQEAAAAAAAMPAPPLWLNHAQPADTNTLSSDVSHHPSVLADRSIHLPSSAAAAAPAHQAPLALQPVSYEQVNLSLHRPAPFSAVDADILSRDASVLPDRWQSGRPQEHNATHLDVSQLQEAEEKLNVSQGGTANLSHITPNTSLGFVQATPSRVLPSPTVNTREALDVIMDMFQAPTLLEDQFNGTSALHVAERGFDGGYSRNGGDSSFRNPPSAAPFTIFQDDKENGSAAAPAAAEKPKPIRALAEIAVSKTEKPNETPQDLMPDESTMWGARYNSLNSLDACPNSTTDFDMQAQCVSTPFTHKTMFSSNFFEDQENNCDGSEAGDDPFIRRQPKKLSPIIEQSPSDDKLSESSRLVPSSVRQGTIVGEGLASSHHCLTTSSITMVQPPPPTALSFRDQTLCPTDSSLPRTSGPGWEVYTSPEQPPKPASQEPESSVGPKSEPFQIFKEDVDKPSSPERVEKPAHDVPMSPECPLKLDWTSIRSPEVKVEPNLDAFLSPLRPKAADTVPNRTLDVPMSPEQLQLCADVPMSPEQQSLRFSTLDEPMSPDRGMTASADVSMNTAGTVAVPLVSDPWDSELISGLLSALTPPLTSHPRCITWPCNIPNITPKMTISMGKASLRVDGVLGEGAFATVYQATDPMTSERMILKVQKPANPWEFYVHTQLDARLQPGVRHLYSSMSSAHLFHNGSVLLGELHNYGTLLNTVNMYKALSDKVMPQPLVMYFTICILHMVERLHSVHVIHADIKPDNFLLGERFLENKCFDSESLDHGLVLIDLGQSIDMELFPEGTAFTAKCLTSGFQCTEMLSGKPWNYQTDFFGIAGTVYCLLFGTYMQVTKEDGVWRTNAVFRRNPHSDLWLQFFHTLLNVPDCGSLPSLRRLRGELASVLQQNYSSKVSSLKSRLVVQLLESRKAARR, from the exons ATGGACTTCTCCTCATATTTACA GAGCTTTGAAAGCAGGCTGAGCTCTTACACGGGAGACGACCCTTTGGATCCGTGGGACAA GTTTGTGGAGTACCTGGAGCAGAGACTTCCTGCAGACGGGGACAGTGGGATCTCTGTGGTGTTCGACAGTCTCGTGCAGAGGTTTTTGAACGTCGAGCAATATGCTAATGACATCAGATATGTGAAGTACTGCATTAAATGT GCGAGTTACTATTCCGACCCCATAGCGCTGTATAGTCACGTCTTCAGTAAGGGCATCGGCACCCGGGCCGCGGCGCTCTACGTGGCCTGGGCACAGCAGTTTGAGCAGAGGGGTCTGAATGAACAGGCGGACGCCGTGTACCAGAAAGCAGTGGAGAACCAGGCCCAGCCAGTCGACACAGTTCTCCATGAATACAG GCAGTTTCAAACCAGAAGCCAGACGCCGGGATCAG CAGGAGGTGTGAATCCTCTGCAGACCTCCCATGTAACCAACCAGATGACCTCACACAGAGAACCAGTCACCCAGAGCAAG GCCTCTGTGGATTGGGCGGCCAAACCACCTGAAGTTAAAACCATTGTGAC ACTCTCCCGCTCCGAGAATTCAGGGGTGACTCGCTCGTGTCAGGGCTCCGGCGTTCAGACCGTGTCGGAGTACATGACGGATGAACTCGCCTGCGAAGGCTCTGAATTATCATTTGAGGAGGTTCGGGCAGAGAAATACTTCCGCAAGATCCGGGAGACGAAGGAAAAGCAGCGGAGAGAAAACA tgGAGAAGatgctgagggaggaagaggagggaatcCGCAACATCAAGTCCATGTTGGAGCAGGTGGTGCAGAATCTGGAAACGTGTGGTGGTTTAAGCGGCCAGCCTCCGTCACAGAAG CTGTCTGTTGTAGAAGCTGCCGCGTATCCGAACCCTCATCCTACCCAGAATCCCTTTGGGCGTCCTCGGCCCTCAAACCATCTGAGCAGCAGACGCTCTCTTGGTTTGTCATTACACGCTGAGTCAACGTTCACCCAAGAAGCCGCCGCTGCAGCCGCCGCCATGCCTGCACCTCCTCTGTGGCTGAACCACGCCCAGCCTGCTGACACAAACACTCTGAGCTCGGACGTATCCCATCATCCCTCTGTCCTTGCTGACAGGAGCATCCATTTACCATCATCAGCGGCTGCGGCGGCGCCCGCACACCAGGCGCCTCTCGCTCTGCAGCCTGTCAGCTATGAGCAGGTAAACCTGTCGCTCCACAGACCCGCCCCTTTCTCCGCTGTGGACGCCGACATCCTCAGCCGTGATGCTTCCGTTCTGCCGGACCGCTGGCAGAGCGGTCGACCACAGGAGCACAACGCCACGCACCT GGACGTCAGTCAGctacaggaagcagaggagaaactGAACG tgtcACAGGGGGGCACAGCTAACCTGTCTCACATCACTCCTAACACGTCACTGGGCTTTGTTCAGGCCACACCGTCCAGGGTGCTGCCGTCGCCCACGGTCAACACACGGGAAGCGCTGG ATGTCATCATGGACATGTTCCAGGCTCCGACTCTCTTAGAAGATCAGTTCAACGGCACGTCGGCGCTCCACGTTGCTGAGAGGGGGTTCGATGGTGGATACTCAAGAAATG GAGGCGACTCCTCGTTCAGGAATCCTCCGTCCGCTGCCCCGTTCACCATCTTCCAGGACGACAAAGAAAACGGCAG tgctgctgctcccGCTGCGGCAGAGAAGCCCAAACCAATCAGAGCGCTCGCTGAAATCGCAGTGTCTAAGACAGAAAAACCTAAT GAGACTCCTCAGGACCTGATGCCAGACGAGAGCACCATGTGGGGAGCTCGCTACAACTCCCTCAACTCTCTGGATGCTTGTCCCAACAGCACCACGGACTTCGACATGCAGGCCCAGTGTGTCTCCACCCCCTTCACGCACAAGACCATGTTCAGCAGCAACTTTTTCGAGGACCAAG AGAACAACTGTGATGGCAGCGAAGCTGGTGATGATCCCTTTATCAGACGCCAGCCCAAAAAACTAAG CCCCATTATAGAGCAGAGTCCGTCTGATGACAAGCTCTCTGAATCCAGTCGCCTGGTCCCTTCCTCAGTGAGACAAGGCACCATCGTCGGCGAAGGGCTCGCCAGCAGCCATCACTGCCTgaccacctcctccatcaccatggtgcagcctcctcctcccaccGCGCTCTCCTTCAGAGACCAGACGTTGTGTCCGACAGACTCCTCCCTCCCCAGGACCTCAGGGCCTGGCTGGGAGGTGTACACCAGCCCCGAGCAGCCTCCCAAACCAGCCTCGCAGGAGCCCGAGAGCTCAGTCGGACCCAAAAGTGAACCATTTCAAATCTTTAAAGAAGATGTAGACAAACCCTCCAGTCCAGAGCGAGTAGAGAAACCAGCCCACGACGTTCCCATGAGCCCAGAGTGTCCTCTCAAACTGGACTGGACGTCCATCAGAAGCCCCGAGGTCAAAGTGGAGCCAAATCTGGACGCTTTCCTCAGTCCCCTTCGACCCAAGGCGGCAGACACTGTTCCAAACAGGACCCTGGACGTCCCCATGAgtccagagcagctgcagctctgtgccgACGTGCCCATGAGCCCGGAGCAGCAGTCCCTGCGGTTCAGCACTTTAGATGAACCCATGAGTCCCGACAGAGGAATGACGGCCAGCGCTGACGTCTCCATGAACACAGCCGGGACAGTGGCCGTCCCACTGGTGTCGGATCCCTGGGATAGCGAACTGATCTCTGGTCTGCTGTCTGCACTGACCCCGCCCCTCACCTCTCACCCCCGCTGCATCACCTGGCCCTGCAACATCCCCAACATCACCCCAAAGATGACCATCAGCATGG GAAAGGCGTCCCTGCGAGTCGACGGCGTCCTCGGGGAAGGAGCCTTTGCCACCGTCTACCAGGCGACTGACCCCATGACCTCAGAGAGGATGATTCTAAAG GTTCAGAAACCAGCCAATCCCTGGGAGTTCTACGTCCACACTCAGCTGGACGCTCGGCTGCAGCCCGGCGTCCGACACCTCTACAGCAGCATGAGCTCGGCTCACCTCTTCCACAACGGGAGTGTGCTGCTCGGGGAGCTTCACAACTACGGCACCCTGCTG AACACGGTGAACATGTACAAAGCCCTGAGCGATAAGGTGATGCCTCAGCCTCTGGTCATGTACTTCACCATCTGTATCCTGCACATGGTGGAGCGGCTGCACAGCGTCCACGTCATCCACGCCGACATCAAGCCGGACAACTTCCTGTTGGGGGAGAG GTTCTTGGAGAACAAGTGTTTCGATTCAGAGAGCTTGGACCACGGCCTCGTTCTCATTGACCTGGGACAAAGCATTGACATGGAGCTTTTCCCAGAAGGCACTGCTTTCACAGCCAAGTGCTTGACGTCGGGTTTCCAGTGCACAGAGATGCTCAGCGGGAAGCCGTGGAACTATCAG acgGACTTCTTTGGAATCGCAGGGACGGTTTACTGCTTGTTGTTTGGGACGTACATGCAGGTCACAAAGGAAGATGGCGTCTGGAGGACGAACGCTGTGTTTAGAAG GAACCCGCACAGCGACCTGTGGCTGCAGTTCTTCCACACGCTGCTGAACGTGCCGGACTGCGGCTCCCTGCCGAGCCTGCGGCGCCTCCGTGGCGAGCTGGCGTCCGTCCTGCAGCAGAACTACAGCAGCAAAGTGTCGTCCCTGAAGAGCCGCCTGGTGGTTCAGCTGCTCGAGAGTCGCAAGGCAGCGCGGAGATGA